In Actinomadura luteofluorescens, the sequence GGCCGCGAAGGTCAGGCGGGGCATCACGGCGGCCGACAGCAGCAGGCCGATCAGCAGCCCCGGTGAGACGGCCACCGCCCACTCGGGCGGGCAGACCGCGACCATGCCCTCGCGGTGGGGGACGAGCACGATGCAGATCGCGGCGGCGATTCCGCTGAGGGCGCCCAGAAGCATGAGCCTGCCTTCCGCCGGGTGACACCCACGGTATTCCCGTCCCGCGCGGACGCCGCCGATCCCGGGTGGCCGGATGCGGGCGCCTCGCCGCCGCGGCCTCTACCGGGCGCCTCCGACCTGCTCGCGCAGGGGGAAGCGCTGCAGCTTGCCGGTGTTGGTGCGGGGGAGCCGATCGACGAAGCGGACCGACCTCGGGTACTTGTAGGGGGCGATCGTCCGCTTGGTGAAGTCCTGCAGCTCGGCGGCCTTGGCCGCGTCCCCCTCGACCCCTTCGCGCAGCACCACGAACGCCGTCACCACGGCGCCGCGGTCGGGGTCGGGGGCGCCGACCACCCCGCATTCGAGCACGTCCGGGTGCTCGATCAGCGCCTGCTCGACCTCGGGCCCGGCGATGTTGTAGCCGGACGAGATGATCATGTCGTCGCTGCGGGCCTGGTACCAGAAGTAGCCGTCGGCGTCGCGGATGTAGGTGTCGCCGGTGATGTTCCAGCCGTCCTGGACGTAGGTCTTCTGCCGGGCGTCGGCGAGGTAGCGGCACCCGGTCGGGCCGCGGACCGCGAGCTGCCCGGGAGTCCCGTCCGGGACCGGCCGGCCGGCGGCGTCCACCACGGCCGCCTGGTAGCCGGGGACCGGGACGCCCGTCGCGCCCGGCCTGATGGCGTCGTCGGCGGCCGCGACGAAGATGTGCAGCATCTCGGTCGAGCCGATCCCGTCGATGATCCGCACGCCCGTCTCCTCGTGGAACGCCCTCCACACCGAGGCCGGAAGGTGCTCGCCCGCCGAGACGCAGCGCCGCACCGCGGCCAGCCGCCGGGCCAGCCCGGCGGCCAGGATCGCCCGGTAGGTCGTCGGCGCGGTGGACAGCACCGTCACGCCGTGCTCCGCCGCGATCTCGGCGAGCTCGGCCGGGGTCGCCTTCTCGATCAGCAGGGCGGAGGCGCCGGCGCGGAGCGGGAACACCAGCAGCCCGCCCAGCCCGTAGGTGAACCCCAGCGGCGGCGACGCGGCGAAGACGTCGTCGGGAACGGGCTTGAGGAGATGCCGGGAGAAGGTGTCGGCGATCGCCAGCACGTCGCGGTGGAAGTGCATGGTGGCCTTGGGGCGTCCGGTGGTGCCCGAGGTGAACGCCAGCAGCGCGACGTCGTCGGCGGCGGTGTCGACGTCCTCGAAGGTCCCGTCCTTGCCCGCCGCCCGGGACACCAGGTCGCCGGCGTCGTCCGAGCCGTAGGGCACGGTGCGCATGCCTGGGGTCTGCGCCGCGGCGAGGTCGTCCAGGAAACGGTGGTCGCACAGTGCCAGGTTCGGCCGGGCCGACTCGGCGATGGCGGTCAGCTCCCGGGCGCGCAGCATCGGCATGGTCGTGATCACCACGCCGCCCGCCTTGAGCACGCCGAGCCAGGCCGCGGCCAGCCAGGGGTGGTTCGGCCCGCGCAGCAGCACGCGGTTGCCCGGCACCAGCCCGAGGTCGTCCACCAGCACCCGGGCCACCTGGTTCGCCCGCCGCAGCACGTCGCCGTAGGTCCACAGGAGACCGCCGGGGGTGCGCAGGCAGGGCCGGCCGGCGCCCACGGCCCTCGCCGTCTCGTCCAGCAGGACGTGCGCGCAGTTGAGCCGCTCGGGGTAGGCGACCTCCGCCGGTGTGAGGTCGAGATCGGGCCATTCGTCGTGGGGAGGCAGGTTGTCGCGGCAGAACGTGTCGACGTGCGCGGAGGCGCTGGGCTCCATCGGGCCACCTCTCCGTCCAAGGCGGGCGATGCCTCCGGCCGGGGGCCGGAGGCATCGCGCTGGAATGAGCGCGGTCAGAGAGTCCGCTATAAAAAAATATAGCTGGGTCGGCCGTGTCGTGGTAGTGACCGGTACCCGTCGCGGCGTCCGCGCCCTGGCCCCCTGGCCGCAACCGGCCCCGGCGGGCAGGCGGGGTCCGGCACGTTGTTTAGCCATTGACTTATATAAGTCGCACCGAAATAATGGCGTGATGCACGTGTTCGATGTCCTGGGGGACCCGGTGAGGCGCCGGATCCTGGAGCTGCTCGCCGACGGCGAGCAGACCTCGGGCGCGATCGCCGCGGTCATCCAGGCGGAGTTCGGGATCTCGCAGCCCGGCGTGTCCCAGCACCTTCGCGTGCTGCGGGAGAGCGGGCTCGCGACGGTCCGGGCGAGGGGCGCGCACCGCCTCTACGCCGTGGACTCCGCGACCCTGCGGGAGATCGACACGTGGCTGGAGCGCTTCCGCCGGTTCTGGACCCAGCATCTGGACGCCCTGGGCGCCGAGTTCGAGGACAAGTGAGCCCGCTACGCCCCCAGGAACTCGCCGCCGTTCAGGTGCAGGGTCGCGCCCGTCACGTGCGGGTGGGAGACGAGAAAGGAGACGGCGTCCGCGCACTCGTCCATCGAAAGGGTTCGCTCCAGGAGGGAGGCCTCACGATGGCGGGCGCGAAAGTCGGGCGTCATACGCCGGGCCACAGGTGAGTCTTCGACGATGCTGGGGGACAGCGCGTTGACGCGCACGTCCGGCGCGAGTTCCTTCGCCAGCGTCCGCGCGAGAGCGATCGTGGCCCCCTTCGCCGCGGCATAACACGGGTCGTAGCTTCCGCGATAGGCCGCCGGGGACGACAGGAAGACGATGCTCGACCCCTTCGCCAGCAGGTGGCGCGCACTCCGGATGAACAGGAGCGGACCGGTGACGTGCGTGGCGAACATCGCCGCCGCGTGCCGGCCGGTCAGCTCGGTCAGCGAAGCGCTCGGCTCCAGGTTGGTGGCGATGACGAGCGCGTCCAACGGCGGGCACGCCGCCGCCGCCGCGACGACCGAAGCCTCGTCCCCGATGTCGAGGCCGATGTCGGCACGCGGCGACCGGGACGCCACGAGGCACTCCCAGCCGGAGCCCCCCAACCGCCGGACCACGGCGCCGCCGATCGCGCCCAGCCCGCCGATCACGAGCGCCCGCCGCGGCCCTGCCTCCCGATCCCGCACGCGAGGGCTAACCCGCGACCGCGCCCTGGGACGGCGCGTCGGGCACCGACGTGGACTTCGGCACGCCCTTGAAGGTGAACTTGGCGTTTTCGGCGGTGTCGGTGTTGTCGGGGTCGAAGCCCTCGGTGCCGACGATGACGATCTGGCCGGGCTTGAGCTCGTTGTAGAGGATCTTCTCCGAGAGGTTGTCCTCGATCTCGCGCTGGATGGTGCGGCGCAGTGGCCGGGCGCCCAGGACCGGGTCGTAGCCGCGGATGGCCAGCAGGTCCTTGGCCTCCTGACGCAGCTCGATGCCCATGTCGCGGTCGTGGAGCCGCTGGTCGACCTTGGCGATCATCAGATCCACGATCTGGATGATCTCCTTGGGGGTGAGCTGGTGGAACACCACCGTGTCATCGACACGGTTGAGGAACTCGGGCCGGAAGTGCTGCTTGAGCTCTTCGGACACCTTGGCCTTCATCCGCTCGTACGAGCCCTGCTCGTCGTTCTGCCGCGCGAACCCCATCGACACGCCCTTGGAGATGTCCTTGGACCCAAGGTTGGTCGTCATGATGATCACGGTGTTCTTGAAGTCCACCACCCGGCCCTGGGCATCGGTCAGACGACCGTCCTCCAGGATCTGCAGCAGCGAGTTGAAGATGTCCTGGTGGGCCTTCTCGATCTCATCGAACAGCACCACCGAGAACGGCTTGCGCCGCACCTTCTCGGTCAGCTGACCGCCCTCCTCATACCCGACATAGCCGGGCGGAGAACCGAACAGCCGCGACACCGTGTGCTTCTCCATGAACTCCGACATGTCCAGCTGGATCAGCGCGTCCTCGTCCCCGAACAAGAACTCCGCCAGCGTCTTGGACAACTCGGTCTTCCCCACCCCGGAGGGGCCGGCGAAGATGAACGAGCCACCCGGACGCTTGGGGTCCTTGAGGCCCGCCCGGGTCCGCCGGATCGACTGCGACAGCGCCTTGATCGCGTCCTCCTGACCGATCACGCGCTTGTGGAGCTCGTCCTCCATCCGCAGCAGCCGCGTCGACTCCTCCTCGGTCAGCTTGAACACCGGGATCCCGGTCGCGGTGGCCAGCACCTCGGCGATCAGCTCATCGGTGACCTCGGCGACCACGTCCATGTCACCGGCCTTCCACTCCTTCTCCCGCTGCGCCTTCTGCCCCAGCAGCTGCTTCTCCGAATCCCGCAGCGCCGCGGCCTTCTCGAAGTCCTGCGCGTCGATCGCCGACTCCTTGTCACGACGCACATCGGCGATCTTCTCGTCGTACTCGCGCAGGTCCGGCGGTGCGGTCATCCGACGGATCCGCATCCGCGACCCCGCCTCATCGATCAGATCGATCGCCTTGTCCGGCAGGAACCGATCCGAGATGTAGCGGTCGGCCAGCTGCGCCGCCGCCACCAGCGCACCATCGGTGATCGACACCCGGTGATGCGCCTCATACCGGTCCCGCAGCCCCTTGAGGATCTCGATCGTGTGCGACAACGACGGCTCGGCCACCTGGATCGGCTGGAACCGCCGCTCCAGCGCCGCGTCCTTCTCCAGATGCTTGCGGTACTCATCCAGCGTCGTCGCACCGATCGTCTGCAACTCACCCCGCGCCAGCATCGGCTTCAGGATCGAGGCGGCGTCGATCGCGCCCTCCGCGGCGCCCGCACCCACCAGCGTGTGCAGCTCATCGATGAACAAGATGATGTCGCCGCGAGTCCGGATCTCCTTGAGGACCTTCTTCAAACGCTCCTCGAAATCACCCCGATACCGCGAACCCGCGACCAGCGCACCCAGGTCCAGGGTGTAGAGCTGCTTGTCCTTGAGCGTCTCGGGCACCTCACCCTTGACGATCTTCTGCGCCAGACCCTCCACCACCGCGGTCTTACCCACACCCGGCTCACCCACCAGCACCGGATTGTTCTTGGTACGCCGCGACAGCACCTGCATGACCCGCTCGATCTCCTTGTCCCGGCCGATCACCGGGTCGAGCTTGCCCTCACGCGCCGCCTGCGTCAGATTCCGACCGAACTGATCCAGCACCAGCGACGTCGACGGAGCCGCCTCCGACGGACCACCAGAAGCCGCCGGCTCCTTCCCCTGGTACCCGTGCAGCAACTGAATCACCTGCTGACGCACCCGGTTCAGATCCGCACCCAACTTCACCAGCACCTGAGCCGCGACACCCTCACCCTCACGGATCAACCCCAGCAGGATGTGCTCGGTACCGATGTAGTTGTGACCCAGCTGCAACGCCTCACGCAGCGACAGCTCCAAAACCTTCTTCGCCCGCGGAGTGAACGGAATATGCCCCGAAGGAGCCTGCTGCCCCTGACCGATGATCTCCTCGACCTGCTGACGCACAGCCTCAAGACTGATCCCCAGACTCTCCAGAGCCTTGGCGGCAACCCCCTCACCCTCGTGGATCAGACCCAGGAGGATGTGCTCGGTACCGATGTAGTTGTGGTTGAGCATCCTGGCCTCTTCCTGAGCCAGAACAACAACCCGCCGCGCGCGGTCGGTGAACCTCTCGAACATCTCCTCGCTCCTCCCGGGGCCGCCGGTTACTATCAGATTCTAAAGTGTTCTGGCGAGGATCGGTGGATGTTCGCAATGGGCGTAAGAGCCTGGGACGTCCCCGGCCCCGGCCGGTCGTCCGCGCGCCGGCCCGCGACCTGGAGGGGATCCATGTCTCTCGAGAACCATCCCATGGTCGACGCGCTGGTCTCGGGTCGCACCGATCAGTCCGGCGACCCGCGCGCCCCGCACGAGCGCCCCGAGCGCGATCAGTCCCGCTTGCGGATCAGCGTGACGCCGTCCCCGATCGAGAGGATGACCGCCTCGACCCGGCCGTCCGCGGCGACGTGATCGTTGAACTCGCGGATCGCCCGGGTGTCGGCGTCCCTCGCGCGCCTGGCCGCGGAGACCTCCGCGGGGGGAGTGTCGGCGACGGGGGCGACGACGTGGCCGCGCCACAGGACGTTGTCGGCGAGGACGGCGCCGCCCGGCCGCATGCGCGGGAGCAGCTCCTCGTAGTAGGCGATGTAGTTCTCCTTGTCGGCGTCGATGAAGGCGAGATCGACGACCGGGTCGGGGGCGAGCGCCCGTAGCGTGTCCAGCGCGGGGCCGAGCCGCAGCTGGATCCGGTCCGCCACGCCGGCCTCCGTCCACGCCTCGCGGGCGATCCGCCCCCATTCCTTGTCGACGTCGCAGCAGAGAAGGCCGCCGCCGGGAGCGAGCCCCCGGGCGATGCACAGCGCCGAGTAGCCGGTGAACGTGCCGATCTCGATCGCCCGGCGGGCCCCCATGAGCCGGGTCAGCAAGGTCAGGAACGCCCCCTCGTCGGGGCCGATCTGCATCCGGGCCACCGGGCCGAGCCGGGCGGTCCGCTCCATGAGCCGGCGCTGCGCGCCGTCCGCGGGGAGGCTGTGCGCGATGAGGTAGTCGTACAGTTCCGCCGTCACCGGCGTGGTCTTGAGCGCGCACATGGCCCTGGCCTCTCCGTGATTCTCCCAGAAACTTTAATAAATTGTAGCAACATCCTTCTCATTTCCAGGGAGCCCGCGCCGTCCCCATCGGCCCGCCTTGCTCGCTTTGAGCTGGTCAGTTAAGTGACCACTGAAATCCTCCGCCGCAGGGGCGCTGGCGGGAGGGCCTTGGGGTAGGGGTTGACGACGAAGAATCGCTATATAAAACTTCAGCGACAGGGCCCCGTCAACGATCCGCGGACCAGGCAGGTGCCCACCACACGTTCTCGACAGACGCTGGAGGTGTCTGGTTTGAGCTCTCTCCGTGAGACGTACGAGTCCCTCAACCTCGAACCCAAGCCGATTCGTCCGCACATCCTCGCCGCGGCCACCGTCGTGTTCGGCGACGACTACTACGCCGGCCGGCGGGAGACCATCAACCTGTCCGGCTTCGTCCAGCTGAACAAGTGGCCGATGCCGGGCTTCGAGCACCGGGTGGACGAGAAGGGCCACGCCGAGCTGGAGACCGAACTGATCAGCGCGCCCGAGGTCGGCATCAAGGGGTACAGCTACGAGCTGGACGACCGCATCCAGGTCCTGTCCAACCCGTTCCTCCCCAACTCCGGCCACGTGCGCCAGATCGTCCCGGGCAAGAACTTCCCGGCCGAGTTCTACATCCGGCGCTTCGGCATCCTCGAGACCAGCACCCTGCGGCTGGCCCACCGCAACGTCATCGACATCTACGGCGTGGTCGACAGCATCCCGCCGTACAAGAAGCCGCTGACCGGCCCGTACCTGGGCAGCCCGCGCGGCGACGGCCCGTTCGACGTGGTGCAGGCGCCCAACGTGGTGCGCGGGACCACCCTGCCCGAGGCCTGGTACCCGGCCAACGACGACAACGAGCCGGTCGGCCTGACGCCCACGGTGTTCTTCGCCGCGAGCGCCGGCCCCTGCATGTCGATGCTGGTCGACCCCTCCATGATCATGCAGGTCTCGCTGGAGGGGCAGATCGAGGTCGAGGTCGACGGCAGGACCGAGGTCATCGAGCTGGAGGGCGACTACCGCAAGGCGGCCGGCACGGAGATCCTCCTGTTCGGCCCCGACAAGCACGACGAGGGCCAGGGCGTTCTCGCCCAGATGGCCCGGGTCGCCATGGTCGGCCACAACGAGGCCCTCGGCGGCCGCGTGATGCTGCGGGCGAGCTGGCCGCGGCCGTCGGGCGGCACGCTGGGCGACGGCACCGAGGACAGCCTCAGCCGGGTCCGGTTCCCGAGCGAGCTGCACATCGACGCCGAGTTCGAGCTCGTGACGCCGCACGGCAACCTGTACGCGGCCCGGCCCGCCCACGTGGCCGGCAAGCTCAGGGACCTCGAGGCCACCGGCAGCGAGCTGAGCATGGTCGGCGCGGACGCGCCGCTCGTCACCACCGACGGCACGGTCAAGGCACGGCTGACCGGCGTCCGGCTGGCGATGCGCGACGCCCACGTCGGTGAGACGGCGGCGGTCAA encodes:
- a CDS encoding AMP-binding protein yields the protein MEPSASAHVDTFCRDNLPPHDEWPDLDLTPAEVAYPERLNCAHVLLDETARAVGAGRPCLRTPGGLLWTYGDVLRRANQVARVLVDDLGLVPGNRVLLRGPNHPWLAAAWLGVLKAGGVVITTMPMLRARELTAIAESARPNLALCDHRFLDDLAAAQTPGMRTVPYGSDDAGDLVSRAAGKDGTFEDVDTAADDVALLAFTSGTTGRPKATMHFHRDVLAIADTFSRHLLKPVPDDVFAASPPLGFTYGLGGLLVFPLRAGASALLIEKATPAELAEIAAEHGVTVLSTAPTTYRAILAAGLARRLAAVRRCVSAGEHLPASVWRAFHEETGVRIIDGIGSTEMLHIFVAAADDAIRPGATGVPVPGYQAAVVDAAGRPVPDGTPGQLAVRGPTGCRYLADARQKTYVQDGWNITGDTYIRDADGYFWYQARSDDMIISSGYNIAGPEVEQALIEHPDVLECGVVGAPDPDRGAVVTAFVVLREGVEGDAAKAAELQDFTKRTIAPYKYPRSVRFVDRLPRTNTGKLQRFPLREQVGGAR
- a CDS encoding ArsR/SmtB family transcription factor, producing the protein MHVFDVLGDPVRRRILELLADGEQTSGAIAAVIQAEFGISQPGVSQHLRVLRESGLATVRARGAHRLYAVDSATLREIDTWLERFRRFWTQHLDALGAEFEDK
- a CDS encoding SDR family NAD(P)-dependent oxidoreductase; translated protein: MRDREAGPRRALVIGGLGAIGGAVVRRLGGSGWECLVASRSPRADIGLDIGDEASVVAAAAACPPLDALVIATNLEPSASLTELTGRHAAAMFATHVTGPLLFIRSARHLLAKGSSIVFLSSPAAYRGSYDPCYAAAKGATIALARTLAKELAPDVRVNALSPSIVEDSPVARRMTPDFRARHREASLLERTLSMDECADAVSFLVSHPHVTGATLHLNGGEFLGA
- a CDS encoding ATP-dependent Clp protease ATP-binding subunit, which gives rise to MFERFTDRARRVVVLAQEEARMLNHNYIGTEHILLGLIHEGEGVAAKALESLGISLEAVRQQVEEIIGQGQQAPSGHIPFTPRAKKVLELSLREALQLGHNYIGTEHILLGLIREGEGVAAQVLVKLGADLNRVRQQVIQLLHGYQGKEPAASGGPSEAAPSTSLVLDQFGRNLTQAAREGKLDPVIGRDKEIERVMQVLSRRTKNNPVLVGEPGVGKTAVVEGLAQKIVKGEVPETLKDKQLYTLDLGALVAGSRYRGDFEERLKKVLKEIRTRGDIILFIDELHTLVGAGAAEGAIDAASILKPMLARGELQTIGATTLDEYRKHLEKDAALERRFQPIQVAEPSLSHTIEILKGLRDRYEAHHRVSITDGALVAAAQLADRYISDRFLPDKAIDLIDEAGSRMRIRRMTAPPDLREYDEKIADVRRDKESAIDAQDFEKAAALRDSEKQLLGQKAQREKEWKAGDMDVVAEVTDELIAEVLATATGIPVFKLTEEESTRLLRMEDELHKRVIGQEDAIKALSQSIRRTRAGLKDPKRPGGSFIFAGPSGVGKTELSKTLAEFLFGDEDALIQLDMSEFMEKHTVSRLFGSPPGYVGYEEGGQLTEKVRRKPFSVVLFDEIEKAHQDIFNSLLQILEDGRLTDAQGRVVDFKNTVIIMTTNLGSKDISKGVSMGFARQNDEQGSYERMKAKVSEELKQHFRPEFLNRVDDTVVFHQLTPKEIIQIVDLMIAKVDQRLHDRDMGIELRQEAKDLLAIRGYDPVLGARPLRRTIQREIEDNLSEKILYNELKPGQIVIVGTEGFDPDNTDTAENAKFTFKGVPKSTSVPDAPSQGAVAG
- a CDS encoding O-methyltransferase; protein product: MCALKTTPVTAELYDYLIAHSLPADGAQRRLMERTARLGPVARMQIGPDEGAFLTLLTRLMGARRAIEIGTFTGYSALCIARGLAPGGGLLCCDVDKEWGRIAREAWTEAGVADRIQLRLGPALDTLRALAPDPVVDLAFIDADKENYIAYYEELLPRMRPGGAVLADNVLWRGHVVAPVADTPPAEVSAARRARDADTRAIREFNDHVAADGRVEAVILSIGDGVTLIRKRD
- a CDS encoding DUF6004 family protein encodes the protein MSSLRETYESLNLEPKPIRPHILAAATVVFGDDYYAGRRETINLSGFVQLNKWPMPGFEHRVDEKGHAELETELISAPEVGIKGYSYELDDRIQVLSNPFLPNSGHVRQIVPGKNFPAEFYIRRFGILETSTLRLAHRNVIDIYGVVDSIPPYKKPLTGPYLGSPRGDGPFDVVQAPNVVRGTTLPEAWYPANDDNEPVGLTPTVFFAASAGPCMSMLVDPSMIMQVSLEGQIEVEVDGRTEVIELEGDYRKAAGTEILLFGPDKHDEGQGVLAQMARVAMVGHNEALGGRVMLRASWPRPSGGTLGDGTEDSLSRVRFPSELHIDAEFELVTPHGNLYAARPAHVAGKLRDLEATGSELSMVGADAPLVTTDGTVKARLTGVRLAMRDAHVGETAAVNI